Within the Saccharopolyspora gloriosae genome, the region TCGGCGTCGCGCGGCGTTCGGCGATCAGACCGGCGAGGTATTCGTTGAGGTGCTCGCGGGCCTGCGCCGACTGGGCCGGATCGGAGAAGATCAGCAAGCGGTCCACCCAGACGGTGAACCGGTCGCGGTCGTTGATGGGCACGCCGAGCAGTTCGCACATCACCGTGATCGGCAGCGACCAGGTCAGCGCCTTGGCCAGATCGGCAGGCGGCCCCGCGGCGATCATGGTGTCGAGCAGGTCGTCCAGGATCTCCTGGGCGCGCGGGCGGAGCTCTTCCACCCGGCGGACCGTGAACACCTTGGCCACCGGGCGCCGCAACCTGCTGTGCTGCGGCGGATCCATGCTCAGCATCGAGGTGCCCGGCAACCCGGCGGCGACCGTGCGCGGCACGTCCGGTCCCACCGCGGCGGCACGGCTGAACCGGGGATCGGCCAGCACCGTCCGGACGTCCGCGTGCCGCGTGACCAACCAGGCGTCCCCGCCGTAGGGCAGGCTCACCCGCAGCACCGGTTGTTCGCCGCGCAGCTCGGTCAGCTTCGCGTCCACGTTGAGTCGATCGGCCGGGCCGAACGGGTAGGCCGGCACCTCTTCCCCTGTCGCCGTCATCGTGTCAGTCCTTCCGGCCCCGGCGAGCGGTTGCCTGTCGATAATCGGTGGGTGCACCGGCAGCGTCAGCGGTGCTGCCGGGCTGGTGGCGGCGCGGCGCCGGGCGCACCGCCCGGCTGCCCCCGCAGGTCACGTGGCGCTCTTGCCGCCGTCGATGACGAGGTTGCTGCCGGTGATCCACGAGGCGCGCTCCGAGACCATGAAGGTCACCGCGTCGGCGATGTCTTGCGAGCGGCCGATCCGCCCGAGCGGGACCTCGGCGGCCCAGTCCGTCTCCTCGGCCGCTGCCGGGTCCTGGCCGAGGTATTCGACGATCTTGTCGCGCGCCTCGTCCGCGCCCGGTGTCTCGACGTTGCCCGGGCACAGCGACACGACGCGGATGCCGTCCGGTGCGAGCTCGACCGCGAGGCCCTTGTTGTAGACCTCCAGCGCGGCCTTGGCCGCCGCGTAGTGCAGGATCATCGGGTAGGACGAGATCGTCGCGGTGGACGACATGTGCACGATGACCCCGCCGCCCGCCTCGCGCATGGACGGGACGAGTGCGGCGTTGACCCGCACCGCGGACAGGAAGTTGACGTCCATCGTGTGCTGCCAGTCGTTCTCGATGTCCAGCGCGCTCTGGAAGGCGCGGCATCCACCGGCGCAGTTCACGACGATGTCCACGCCGCCGAGGATGCTCAGCGCGGTGTCCGCGAACTCGCGCACGCCTTCGGTGGTGCTGAGGTCGGCAGGCACGAACTTGGACGCGGCGGGCGTCTCGTCGGTCGACTTGCGGGCGGCGGTGATCACGGTGGCGCCGGCGTCGAGCAGGTTCTGCGCGATCGCGGCGCCGATGCCGCGGCTGCCGCCGGTCACCACGGCTCGCTTGCCGTCGAGTTCGTGCGGAAGCATCGTCTTGGGGCGGTTCTGGCTCAACTCGGGCTCCACTTCTGCTTTCGGCCCGGCAACCCCGCGCGTGGCACGAACCGGCAGCGGGACTGCGATTCGGAGTTGGCTCTGCGCGCAATTCGAGCGCGGTGCGCGGGGTTTCCGGGGCAATTTTCGGTGATCTGTTCATTGCGGTCAAGACAAATCCGGGCCGCTCGCCAGAACTGGAGATCCGCCCCGATTTTCGCGAGCGCCATCGCGGGACCGCTGCTATCAGCGAGGCCGGGATATCGGATGCAGGATTGCGCGGAAACGGCGGCTACCGCGCAATTCCGGGCATTCCTTCAGATTGGTCGAGCGAGCACGCGAGTAATTGCTGTGAGTAGTCCGATCTCCGTGCGGCAGGAGCGCGAGCGGTCGAGTTCGCGGCGGTGCGAATCAGTCCAGGGTGGCCAGCATCGACGGGTCGTAGGCCACGATGCCGGTCAGCTCGCCGCGCAGCGCCTTCGCCGCCCAGTCCGGATTGGACAGCAGCGTCCTGCCCACCGCGACGAGGTCGAACTCGTTGCGCTCCAAGCGTTCCAGCAGCTGCTCGATGCCGGTCACGCCGGCCTGCTGCGAGTAGCCCTCGGCCAGGCCACCGCCCTCGCCGAACTGCTGGTCCAGGCCGACCGAGCCGACCGTGACGGTGGGCTTGCCGGTCAGCTTGCGCGCCCAGCCGGCGAGGTTCAGCTCGCTGCCGTCGAACTCGGGCAGCCAGTAGCGGCGGGTGGAGGCGTGGAAGGCGTCGACCCCGGCGTCGGCCAGCGGGGTCAGCAGCGCCGCCAGCTCGTCCGGGTCGTCGGCGATGCGGGCGTCGTAGTTGTTCAGCTTCCACTGCGAAAGCCGGAAGAACACGGGGAATCCCGGGCTGACCGCCGCGCGGACGGCCTGCACGACCTCGGTGGCGAAGCGGGCGCGGGAGGCCGGATCGCCGCCGTAGCGGTCGGTGCGCCGGTTGGTGCGGCTCCACAGGAAGTCGTCGATCAGGTAGCCGTGCGCGCCGTGCAGCTCGACGCCGTCGAACCCGATCCGCTCCGCGGCCGCGGCGGCTTCCGCGAAGGCGGCCACCGTGCCGTCGATGTCCTGCTGGGTCATGGCCTTCCCGTTCGGGGTGCCGTCGAGCCCGAGCCCGGACGGGCCTTCCGCGGGCGGTTCGGCGTCGGCGCGCGTGACGCCGGTGTGCCACAGCTGCGGAATGATCTTGCCGCCCGCCTGGTGCACCTGCTCGGCCACCTGCGCCCAGCCGGCCAGAGCCCGCTCGCCGTGAAAGTGCGGCACGCCGTCGTGCTCCTGGGCGGCGGCGCGGTTGATGTAGGTGCCCTCGGTGATGATCAGACCGACCTGGTTGGCCGCCCGGCGGGCGTAGTAATCCGCCACGTTCCGGCCCGGCACGCCGCCCGGGGACTGCATTCTGGTCATCGGGGCCATCGCGATCCGGTTCGGCAATCGCAGATCGCCCACGGCGAACGGTTCGTCCAGGCTGGCCATCTTTCCTCCCGGCTTGTCAGTGCTCACTTGATTATCTCGAATGGGGGTCGTGGAAATAATTAGTCCTGCGCGTTCAACTCGTTCCGGATGAGCGCGTACCACTCGTCGGCCATTCGGCGGGCCGTGCCGTCGTCGAACACGTTCCGGTCGTATTTGAGGAACACCCTGTACCCCGCGCCGTCCCGGTAGGACTCCGCGGAAAGCACGTGTTCGCCCGGGTACGGCAGGTCGTCGAAGGCCCGCAGATCCAGCTCGCCGGGACCGGCCGCCGCGTCGTTGGTGAGCAGGTCGGCGCCGTCGAAGTTCTGGAACAGGAAGTTCGTCCGCACCAGCGGTTCGTCCCCGGCTCCCAGCGCGCGGCCGATCTCCAGTGCCGGGTAGGCGCCGTGCTCGATGCCGGCGAGCACCTTGCGCTGCACCGCCTTGAGCCGCTCCGGGAAGCTGCCGGTCACCGCACTGCGGATCGGCAGGCAGTTCGCGAACTGGCCCACCACGTCCTGGAACCGCTCCTCGTAGCGGGCGGCCGCGGTCATGCCGGTGAGCACGTCGGGCTGCCCGGTGATCCGGTGCAGGAACGACACCCACGTCGTGAACAGCGCGGTCGCCAGGCTTACCCGGTTCTCCCGCGCCGTGCCGGCGAGTGCGGTCACCAGCTCCGGCGGCAGGTTGATCGTCGCCACGCCCATCCGCGGCATCCGCTTCGGGTCGTGCGGTCGGTCGTAGGGCAG harbors:
- a CDS encoding oxidoreductase, with protein sequence MSQNRPKTMLPHELDGKRAVVTGGSRGIGAAIAQNLLDAGATVITAARKSTDETPAASKFVPADLSTTEGVREFADTALSILGGVDIVVNCAGGCRAFQSALDIENDWQHTMDVNFLSAVRVNAALVPSMREAGGGVIVHMSSTATISSYPMILHYAAAKAALEVYNKGLAVELAPDGIRVVSLCPGNVETPGADEARDKIVEYLGQDPAAAEETDWAAEVPLGRIGRSQDIADAVTFMVSERASWITGSNLVIDGGKSAT
- a CDS encoding cytochrome P450, translating into MTATGEEVPAYPFGPADRLNVDAKLTELRGEQPVLRVSLPYGGDAWLVTRHADVRTVLADPRFSRAAAVGPDVPRTVAAGLPGTSMLSMDPPQHSRLRRPVAKVFTVRRVEELRPRAQEILDDLLDTMIAAGPPADLAKALTWSLPITVMCELLGVPINDRDRFTVWVDRLLIFSDPAQSAQAREHLNEYLAGLIAERRATPTGDLLSALVNIADEEDRLGDDDLISIGVSLLSAGHEATANQLGNFVYTLLNHPGLWQELIAEPGLIPGAVEELSRFISNSATAGFTRIATEDLELGGTTVRAGEAVVCELGVANRDPEVFDEPDVINIHRGSVPHVTFGHGVHHCLGAQLARMELRIVLETLVRRLPQLRLAAPVDELSWRTDRLIRGLHELPVSW
- a CDS encoding NADH:flavin oxidoreductase; its protein translation is MASLDEPFAVGDLRLPNRIAMAPMTRMQSPGGVPGRNVADYYARRAANQVGLIITEGTYINRAAAQEHDGVPHFHGERALAGWAQVAEQVHQAGGKIIPQLWHTGVTRADAEPPAEGPSGLGLDGTPNGKAMTQQDIDGTVAAFAEAAAAAERIGFDGVELHGAHGYLIDDFLWSRTNRRTDRYGGDPASRARFATEVVQAVRAAVSPGFPVFFRLSQWKLNNYDARIADDPDELAALLTPLADAGVDAFHASTRRYWLPEFDGSELNLAGWARKLTGKPTVTVGSVGLDQQFGEGGGLAEGYSQQAGVTGIEQLLERLERNEFDLVAVGRTLLSNPDWAAKALRGELTGIVAYDPSMLATLD